One window of Dermatophagoides farinae isolate YC_2012a unplaced genomic scaffold, ASM2471394v1 contig7, whole genome shotgun sequence genomic DNA carries:
- the LOC142598099 gene encoding polyketide synthase GfsB-like has protein sequence MPDDIYETLRLDKMSGFLCGAEPIRASTLLKFAEKFGPKGFRFGMYKPCYGLAENTLIVSGVVEVGQAPLVICVDSEALMLQKKIKVLRSGRFKEGDLEYNKALAGNQGETILVGCGGTCIDMQVQIVDPVIMQQCEPDQVGEIWISADSNARGYFGLPDKTSEDFYATMSMLDGHVNPAKFLRTGDYGFIYNKELFICGRIKDIIIIRGRNYYPQDIEECLEKLKMLRPGNIAVFMIHNDEGQEEIAVAAELRPVQTGIIKNLWAKITNSSDLLNHYTDTANLIYSQVLKQFGLKIYKCWLLKMKTIPKTSSGKIRRAPAKELLTSQKKCNEVLFEKTFGADFKLDSSYISRNNDLIQSNEEDVFEDALSNYDNIKTENSYKLVDSIANNKASEECDTDYKKTRSTREAVKEQVISVIRRACIEIANLEDIPNTDIKLFEMGVESVTLVEFSEYIANNLGIEVDNTLLFNYPTLDANDLCITAIQLRLPGGIDTVDKFWNGLLSGGDFIQNIPYSRWDNNLWYSPNMDSLNKTYVNEAGFVYDADYFAAKAFNVNPREALTLDPQQRMLLELVYHSFNSTKLSISSFTNQKIGIYIGSCCSEWSLIQPDELPGPYTATGVSSSLLSNRISYFFGLSGPSLTVDTACSSSLVALYLACNDMIQNKIDHAVVGGVNMLLTPYPFISFSKARMLSPDCRCKVFDDSANGYVRAEGGLVLQLKTYSKAMADKDTIWAMVSGSAINHGGSSAAITAPNGLAQQNVIQSAIQSGNININDIYFVETHGTGTALGDPIEFNAIKNVFSNRVGATSPLYLGAVKSNIGHLEGAAGLAGLVKAILVLRYNKVPKNLHFSELNHFVNQEKWNYHIPKSTVDLNSADTSSRFAGVSSFGFGGANAHVIIKESQNSYWARLYDQLYSQISLSNNEDILINFNNDYCEKSDQVYRFQNNDFLKLIIDEVIEESHEQNPIITLDWLLDSEEKSLFKKIINQFIINLAFYRAYIKQVSVIEDLNVILSADSVSYISAFVAAGALSVQNAINLITFSSTFYESQLLLIYTGHYYLKGSSETYDKFRNYLEISNCECNVVNTKKEVLVFNSNLGEKDLDSYINQNIIISHGKSKLIDYIYSNAEQTKPSTRISVNRLEPLNVDVRGYEKFSIKQKGSINNIKLTQSPRIDFTNVLPEQIVVRVKAVGLNFRDVLNVLDLYPGDPGPVGSDYAGIVIYAGKKVNNISVGDTVLGIHPGCIDSFICAEPNLCQVYASNLLSYNLAASLPVILTTVFETLHNIAKIKPNQNVLIHAVTGGVGCIAIDYCKYIGANVYGTCGSDEKKNYAIKVGVKAVFSSRDANKFKEEMNEYDTNLTFDCVINCLTQDFIPFTLNRMNPNGHFIELGKRDIWPVSKVNSNYPNVKYSILAIDEVIRHTPLTFKKLLGDSLYWYKTYRKENSFQLPITPFIINSSNQLQEAFRYLQKAKHIGKVVLQMPNVLSTNINDAYIITGGKGTIALEVLKFLLNEGCSNIYLLCRTTKTNESSFEDLKRNYEGSYITVKEIICDVTDENHVLNCLSILKRKGLKLKGIFHLAGKNIDSTLTNIKDIETISAITQPKIKGLINFHNSLIKLSLYNDLDFFINFSSISAIFGNVGQICYSVANSYLDEFSEKMPQKFMSIQWGPWNNAGMAKTHLNRMKNFGIIGISNEVGIRILYECLKNKNEYRNITAVHLDINKFVSSHITIMSAELNNLLEVGSKDKRNRAVNKQFENLSEEKLTKYITNKVLNAAESLTGNKETPKLTDTISTLGIDSIAAVEFRNLLSSELGVKISVTALIDYPTLGDVTNHIIDLVKLNNVNETNEISRPLFEIIGDEVSKNLANGVAIIGMSCRLPRGDNPERFWNTLLDATDCIIDVPISRWSADKFYNPDPDAPGVTTYTRRGGFVENVHLFDPHYFGIGLVEAKSMDPQQRILLTCSAETFADAGYTKNEIANSDLGCFIGCCNADWVTLHTIAAINVFSGTSGAASILSNRINYLFKSRGPSATIDTACSSTLVALDIAFNKLILNQVNWCILGGVNIMLSPNLFVAFSKARMLSKDCYCKTFDESANGYARGEGCATFLLKNLHKALKDNDKIHAVIKGSFSNHVGQSASLTAPNGPAQAECFKKALKIANIMPNDVSYIETHGTGTPLGDPIEIGAIKTVYGGDRAFPLILGAGKTNIGHLEGASGAAALVKVILCLKYKKVPMNLHFKKLNPYIDMNGLNAIFPTSVNDLNLANNEKLYSALSSFGFGGSNAHVIMEAYNQEKIENKIEETFVKPKVCFLFTGQGSQQVNMALDLYSRNAIFRKEFNQIAEAFIELDIVDIREYIYPTLFPKLRIRLEKEYKGEDVLDKINTLLYATDVAQPAIFTFELALVKYWKHLNIIPDYVIGHSLGEYVAAVLLNIMSQEDAIKLVAIRAKLMQKLPLNEGVMYAFKCSEAIFNDMLEKITDSSLDRSTFSIAAINARSSIVVSGEKNNVEKLLEFFPNISKKKLNVSHAFHSPMMNPIIDEFYQLSNTIRFLKPNSESKFISTVTCSVETDIVADANYWRDHISKPVRFYDSVKQLIETYDVNYIIEIGPKPILINLVRQQLMQRTRAASDNKEILMHTLDNIDGEPVFWNF, from the exons ATGCCAGATGACATCTACGAAACATTGCGACTAGATAAAATGAGTGGTTTTCTTTGTGGAGCAGAACCTATTCGAGCATCAACTTTACTAAAATTTGCTGAGAAGTTTGGTCCTAAAGGTTTTAGATTTGGGATGTATAAACCTTGTTACGGTTTAGCAGAAAATACATTGATAGTTTCTGGGGTTGTTGAAGTGGGTCAAGCTCCATTAGTTATATGCGTAGATTCAGAAGCCCTCAtgctgcaaaaaaaaattaaggtTTTAAGGTCTGGTCGTTTTAAGGAAGGAGACTTAGAATATAATAAAGCTTTAGCTGGAAATCAAGGAGAAACCATTTTGGTCGGATGTGGAGGAACATGTATTGATATGCAGGTTCAAATAGTTGATCCAGTGATCATGCAACAGTGTGAACCAGATCAAGTTGGAGAAATTTGGATATCCGCAGATTCTAATGCACGTGGTTATTTTGGTTTACCAGACAAAACTTCAGAAGATTTTTATGCTACAATGAGTATGTTGGATGGCCACGTTAACCCGGCTAAATTTTTACGAACCGGTGACTATGGATTTATATACAACAAGGAACTATTTATTTGCGGTCGCATCaaagatattattattattagaggAAGAAATTACTACCCACAAGATATAGAAGAAtgtttggaaaaattaaaaatgctGCGACCTGGTAATATTGCTGTATTTATGatacataatgatgaaggTCAAGAAGAAATTGCCGTAGCAGCTGAGTTAAGGCCAGTTCAAACaggaataataaaaaatttatgggCTAAAATTACCAATAGTTCTGACTTACTAAATCATTATACTGATACGGCAAACCTGATTTACTCTCAAGTATTGAAACAATTCGGtttaaaaatatataaatgctggttgttaaaaatgaaaactatTCCTAAAACTAGTAGTGGAAAAATACGAAGGGCTCCAGCTAAAGAATTGTTAacatcacaaaaaaaatgtaatgaagttttgtttgaaaaaacattcggCGCAGACTTTAAATTAGACTCTAGTTACATATCTAGAAATAACGATTTGATACAATCAAACGAGGAAGACGTTTTTGAAGACGCTTTATCGAATTATGATAAtatcaaaacagaaaattcaTATAAGCTGGTCGACTCAATAGCTAATAATAAAGCTAGTGAAGAATGTGATACCGATTATAAAAAAACGAGATCTACTAGAGAAGCAGTGAAAGAACAAGTAATTTCGGTTATTCGCCGAGCTTGTATCGAAATTGCAAATTTAGAAGATATACCAAATACAGATATTAAATTATTCGAAATGGGTGTTGAAAGTGTAACACTTGTAGAATTTTCAGAATATATTGCTAATAATTTAGGAATAGAAGTTGATAATACATTACTGTTTAACTATCCTACGTTAGATGCA AACGACCTATGCATAACAGCTATTCAACTGCGATTACCAGGAGGAATCGATACTGTAGACAAATTTTGGAATGGTTTATTGAGCGGTGGCGATTTTATTCAGAACATACCGTACAGCAGGTGGGATAATAATTTATGGTATAGTCCAAACATGGATTCATTAAATAAAACTTATGTTAACGAAGCTGGTTTTGTATATGATGCAGACTATTTTGCTGCAAAAGCATTTAACGTTAATCCACGAGAAGCACTTACCTTAGATCCTCAACAGAGAATGTTATTAGAATTAGTATACCATTCTTTTAACTCGACTAAATTGAGTATTAGTTCTTTTACTAATCAAAAAATCGGAATTTACATTGGATCTTGTTGTAGTGAATGGAGTTTAATACAACCTGACGAATTACCAGGTCCATACACTGCAACAGGCGTTAGTTCTTCTTTACTTAGTAATAGAAtaagttatttttttggtttgtctGGACCATCACTAACAGTCGATACAGCTTGTTCTAGTTCATTAGTAGCGTTGTATCTTGCGTGTAATGATAtgatacaaaataaaatagatcATGCAGTCGTTGGCGGTGTAAATATGTTGCTAACTCCTTATccttttatttcgttttctAAGGCGCGAATGCTCTCTCCAGATTGTAGATGTAAAGTATTTGACGACAGTGCAAACGGGTATGTCAGAGCTGAGGGTGGTTTAGTACTTCAATTAAAAACTTATTCAAAAGCTATGGCAGATAAAGATACGATTTGGGCTATGGTATCAGGCTCTGCTATAAATCATGGAGGTTCGAGTGCTGCAATTACTGCTCCAAATGGGCTGGCTCAGCAAAATGTAATACAGTCAGCGATTCAAAGTGGAAATATAAATATCAatgatatttattttgttgaaacCCATGGAACTGGTACTGCTCTGGGAGATCCAATTGAGTTTAATGCCATAAAGAATGTTTTCAGCAATCGCGTTGGAGCTACTTCTCCATTATATTTAGGAGCGGTCAAGTCCAATATAGGTCATTTAGAAGGAGCAGCCGGGCTAGCCGGATTAGTTAAAGCTATATTAGTGCTCAGATATAATAAAGTTCCTAAGAATTTACATTTCTCAGaattaaatcattttgttaATCAAGAAAAATGGAACTACCACATACCTAAAAGTACTGTTGATTTGAATTCTGCAGACACGAGCAGCAGATTTGCAGGTGTAAGTTCGTTTGGTTTTGGTGGAGCTAACGCTCATGTTATAATTAAAGAATCACAAAATTCTTATTGGGCTAGATTGTATGATCAATTATATTCACAAATATCACTTTCAAATAATGAAGATATATTAATTAACTTCAATAACGATTATTGTGAAAAAAGCGATCAAGTATATAGATTCcaaaacaatgattttttaaaactgattattgatgaagTTATCGAAGAATCTCATGAGCAAAATCCGATAATTACGCTCGACTGGTTACTTGATTCAGAGGAAAAAtctttgtttaaaaaaattatcaatcagtTTATTATAAATTTAGCTTTTTATCGGGCATATATAAAACAAGTATCAGTGATAGAAGATTTGAATGTTATTCTTTCGGCTGATTCGGTTTCATATATTTCTGCTTTTGTTGCAGCCGGTGCTCTATCTGTGCAAAATGCTATAAATCTCATTACTTTTTCATCTACTTTTTACGAATCCCAGTTACTTTTAATTTATACTGGTCAT TATTATCTTAAAGGAAGTAGTGAAACTTATGATAAATTTAGAAATTATTTGGAAATTTCTAATTGTGAATGTAACGTAGTTAATACGAAAAAGGAAGTATTAGTATTTAATAGCAATTTAGGTGAAAAAGATTTGGATTCATacataaatcaaaatattattatatctcATGGAAAGTCTAAGTTGATTGAT TATATTTATTCTAACGCAGAACAAACTAAACCTTCCACACGTATATCTGTTAATAGACTTGAGCCATTAAATGTTGATGTAAGAGGATATGAGAAATTTTctataaaacaaaaaggcTCTATAAATAACATTAAATTAACACAATCTCCACGAATCGATTTTACTAACGTTTTACCTGAACAAATTGTTGTACGAGTAAAAGCTGTTGGGCTAAACTTTAGAGATGTCTTGAATGTGTTAGATTTGTATCCCGGTGATCCAGGTCCAGTTGGTTCCGATTATGCAGGAATTGTTATATATGctggaaaaaaagtaaataatATTTCTGTTGGGGATACTGTACTTGGTATTCATCCAGGCTGCattgattcttttatttGTGCAGAGCCAAACTTATGTCAGGTTTATGCTTCTAATTTATTAAGTTATAATCTCGCAGCTAGTTTACCTGTTATATTAACAACTGTGTTCGAAACTTTACATAATATTGCAAAAATTAAACccaatcaaaatgttttgataCATGCTGTAACCGGTGGAGTTGGATGTATTGCTATTGATTACTGTAAATATATTGGAGCTAATGTTTATGGCACCTGCGGCTCGGAcgagaagaaaaattatgcTATTAAAGTTGGAGTTAAAGCAGTATTTTCTAGTAGAGAtgcaaataaattcaaagaagaaatgaatgaatacgaTACAAACTTAACTTTCGACTGTGTAATTAATTGTTTGACACAAGATTTTATACCGTTTACGTTAAATAGAATGAATCCAAATGgtcattttattgaattagGAAAGCGAGATATTTGGCCTGTTTCAAAAGTAAACTCAAATTATCCCAATGTTAAGTATTCAATATTAGCGATAGACGAAGTTATTCGTCACACACCCTTAACCTTTAAAAAGTTGTTAGGAGATTCATTATATTGGTATAAAACttacagaaaagaaaattctttccAGTTACCTATTACtccatttattatcaattcaaGTAATCAACTACAAGAAGCGTTTAGATATTTACAAAAAGCAAAACATATTGGTAAGGTTGTTTTACAGATGCCAAATGTATTATCTACAAATATTAATGACGCATATATCATTACAGGTGGTAAAGGTACAATTGCATTGGAAGTATTAAAGTTTTTACTAAATGAGGGTTgttcaaatatttatttacttTGTAGAACTACCAAAACTAATGAATCAAGTTTTGAAGatttaaaaagaaattatgAAGGTTCATATATTACGGTTAAAGAAATTATATGTGACGTTACTGATGAAAATCATGTACTTAATTGTTTATCAATATTAAAACGTAAAGGACTTAAACTAAAAGGTATCTTTCATTTGGCAGGTAAGAATATTGATTCTACTTTGACAAATATTAAGGATATTGAAACTATTTCAGCGATTACACAACCAAAGATCAAAGGATTGATTAACTTTCATAATTCCCTAATAAAACTTAGTTTATATAATGATCTAGACTTTTTCATTAACTTTAGTTCTATAAGTGCTATATTTGGAAATGTAGGTCAAATTTGTTACTCAGTCGCTAATTCATATTTAGATGAGTTTTCTGAAAAAATGCCACAAAAATTCATGTCGATTCAATGGGGTCCTTGGAATAACGCTGGTATGGCTAAAACTCATCttaatagaatgaaaaattttggtaTAATTGGTATTTCTAATGAAGTAGGTATCAGAATATTATACGAATgcttgaaaaataaaaacgaataTAGAAACATTACAGCTGTTCATCTTGACATTAACAAATTTGTTAGCAGTCATATTACAATAATGTCAgctgaattgaataatttgttaGAAGTTGGTTCGAAAGATAAACGAAACCGAGCTGTAAATAAACAATTCGAAAATTTATCAGAGGAGAAGTTAACAAAATATATAACAAATAAAGTTCTTAATGCTGCTGAATCTCTAACTGGCAATAAAGAAACACCGAAGTTAACTGATACGATTAGCACACTTggaattgattcaatagCAGCTGTTGAATTCCGTAATTTGTTATCTAGTGAATTAGGTGTAAAAATATCTGTAACCGCGCTTATTGACTACCCTACTTTAGGGGATGTTACAAACCATATTATCGATTTAGTGAAGCTAAACAATGTCAACGAGACAAACGAAATATCTAGACCTCTATTTGAAATAATAGGAGATGAAGTCAGCAAAAATTTAGCAAATGGCGTAGCAATAATTGGAATGAGCTGTAGATTACCAAGAGGCGATAATCCGGAGCGTTTTTGGAACACTTTACTTGATGCAACTGATTGCATAATAGATGTTCCAATTTCTAGATGGAGTGCTGATAAATTTTATAATCCAGATCCAGACGCGCCTGGAGTTACAACATATACTAGAAGAGGAGGATTTGTTGAAAACGTACATTTGTTTGATCCACACTATTTTGGTATTGGACTGGTTGAAGCTAAATCTATGGATCCCCAACAAAGAATATTATTGACTTGTTCAGCAGAAACCTTTGCAGATGCGGGATAtactaaaaatgaaatagcAAACAGCGATTTAGGTTGTTTTATTGGTTGTTGTAATGCTGATTGGGTAACTTTACACACTATAGCTGCTATTAATGTGTTTAGTGGTACATCTGGAGCGGCTTCCATTTTATCAAATAGAATCAATTATTTGTTTAAATCTAGAGGGCCATCAGCAACAATCGACACAGCTTGTAGCAGTACTTTAGTGGCGTTAGATATAGCttttaataaattgataTTGAACCAGGTAAATTGGTGTATTTTAGGAGGTGTTAACATTATGCTTTCGCCTAATCTATTTGTTGCATTCTCTAAAGCTAGAATGTTATCTAAAGATTGTTATTGTAAGACATTTGACGAATCAGCAAATGGATACGCTAGAGGTGAAGGCTGTGCTacttttttattgaaaaatttacataaAGCTCTAAAGGATAACGATAAAATACATGCTGTCATTAAAGGATCATTTAGTAACCACGTCGGCCAATCTGCTTCTTTAACTGCACCAAATGGTCCCGCGCAAGCTGAATGTTTCAAGAAAGCACTTAAAATAGCCAATATTATGCCGAATGATGTTTCATATATAGAAACCCATGGAACTGGTACACCTCTAGGTGATCCAATTGAGATAGGTGCTATCAAAACTGTCTATGGTGGCGATAGAGCTTTCCCGTTAATTTTAGGGGCTGGCAAAACCAATATTGGTCATTTAGAAGGCGCTTCCGGAGCTGCTGCGCTTGTAAAAGTTATTTTATGTctaaaatacaaaaaagtACCAATGAATTTGCATTTTAAAAAGTTAAATCCATATATCGACATGAATGGATTGAATGCGATATTCCCAACTTCTGTGAATGATCTTAATTTAGCTAATAATGAAAAGCTATATAGTGCTTTAAGTAGCTTTGGTTTTGGTGGATCCAATGCTCACGTTATCATGGAAGCATATAACCAAGAAAagatagaaaataaaattgaagaaaCATTTGTAAAGCCGAAAGTATGCTTTTTGTTTACTGGTCAAGGAAGTCAGCAAGTCAACATGGCTTTAGATTTATATTCAAGAAACGCAATATTTAGAAAGGAATTTAATCAAATAGCCGAAGCTTTCATAGAGCTAGATATTGTTGATATACGAGAGTATATTTATCCAACTTTATTTCCGAAACTCAGGATTAGGTTAGAAAAAGAATATAAGGGTGAAGACGTActtgataaaatcaatacTTTATTATATGCTACTGATGTTGCTCAACCAGCTATATTTACCTTTGAATTGGCATTGGTTAAGTATTGGAAGCATTTAAATATTATTCCTGATTATGTTATAGGGCATTCTCTTGGTGAATATGTAGCAGCTGTTTTATTAAATATCATGTCTCAAGAAGATGCTATTAAATTAGTAGCAATACGTGCTAAGCTGATGCAAAAATTACCTTTAAATGAAGGAGTAATGTATGCATTTAAATGTTCTGAAgctattttcaatgatatgCTTGAAAAAATCACAGATTCTAGTTTAGATAGATCGACTTTTTCGATTGCTGCAATTAATGCTCGATCATCTATTGTAGTTagtggagaaaaaaacaacgttGAAAAACTTTTAGAATTTTTCCCCAACATAAGCAAGAAAAAGCTAAATGTATCGCATGCATTTCACAGTCCTATGATGAATCCTATAATAGACGAATTTTATCAACTTTCCAATACAATTCGTTTTTTGAAACCTAATTCTGAATCTAAGTTTATTTCAACTGTCACATGTTCAGTTGAAACTGATATAGTAGCTGATGCTAATTATTGGAGAGATCATATATCTAAGCCCGTTAGATTTTATGATTCCGTTAAACAACTGATTGAAACTTACGACGTTAATTATATTATTGAAATAGGACCAAAGCCAATTCTTATCAATTTAGTTAGACAGCAATTAATGCAAAGAACAAGGGCTGCTTCAGataataaagaaattttaaTGCATACATTAGACAATATTGATGGTGAACCTGTTTTTTGGAAT TTCTAG